Proteins from a genomic interval of Piscinibacter sp. HJYY11:
- a CDS encoding acyl carrier protein, with protein sequence MNTAEEIEDKIRAVLRDHARLNKPLDQIGPTTDLYQAGMTSHASVNVMLALESAFDVEFADHMLKRSVFTSVASIRDAVAELTHA encoded by the coding sequence ATGAACACCGCAGAAGAGATAGAAGACAAGATCCGGGCAGTGCTGCGCGACCACGCCCGCCTGAACAAGCCCCTGGACCAGATCGGCCCCACCACCGATCTTTATCAAGCAGGCATGACCTCACACGCGAGCGTCAACGTGATGCTCGCCCTGGAAAGCGCGTTCGACGTCGAATTCGCCGACCACATGCTCAAGCGCAGCGTCTTCACCAGCGTTGCATCGATCCGCGATGCCGTCGCCGAACTCACGCACGCTTGA